CAAACTGTCCATCCTTATTTACCATTTTCTGACCATTGTTGGTTACTGATTACACATTTTCATATTATAAGCCATACCTTAAAGGATGGGGGCTGGATTATACGGCATTTGAAGTCCTTGTCGGGGCATCTTCACAGGATATCAGGCTGACGGGGAATGTGGAGCTGGCCTGTCCGGATATGATACCGCCTCAGGTGACAGGGATGACACCCCGCGACAGCGTTTCCATTGCTACCCATCGCGTTGATCTTGTGATGACCTTTGACAAGCCTGTAAGGTTCAACAATGAGAAACAGATCGTTATCAGAGAGTATGCTTCTGATGTAATAGCAGGGATTATTCCTGCAAGCTCTGTCGGAGGTTCCGGAACGGGCATGATCACTTTTTACAACACGACCGATCTTGCACTTCATACAAAATATTACATCACGGTTGATTCTGCTGCATTTCTGGATCAGTGCGAGAGTGCCTGGGAGGGGATTTCGGACAAGGATGCCTGGACGTTCGTCATCACCTCCATCGGGTATGAGGACAGAGATAATACGGAGGTCTGGTTGCATTTGTATCCCAATCCCGCAAAAGATGTGCTGGTCATTGAGTACCATGAGATTTCCATTAGCCAGCCTACGTTGCAGATTTTAGACTTTGCTGGGAGGGTTGTGGCGACAGTGAGGTTATTACCCGGACCATCAGGACTTTTTGAGTTTGACTGCTCTGGTCTTGGAAGGGGGGTTTATTATGTGAAGCTGGTCACGGAGAAAGGAGGTGTGGTGAAAAAGTTTGTGAAAGGATATTGATCGTTAGATCCCTGCGCAGGCAGGGATCTGAGTCAGATCGGTTGACTCTCATTTTAGAATTGAAACTTTTCATTCTGAAACCGTTCGGGTACGGCCATGACAATGTCGGCATAGCTTATCAAAAGCAACCCGATATTGGCGATGCTGAAAAATCCCCTGTCCGGAATCAGGGTGAAATCTTTCTATCCTATCTATTCATCTGATCTGAAATCTTTTAAACAAATTTTCGTGAATAACTGTGCCTAAATGGTGAAAAGTTACAGCTCAAATGACCCTCCCCAGAAGAGGTTATTTCAGGTCATAGTGAAGGGAATGCTCTGTCAGATGCTGTTTGCAGAAGTAGACTCCAGATTCCTGAAATTGATGACCTCCACTTCCTGAACTTTTTGCTCTGTAATCCCATCATATATCAGTACTGGTTTGACAGTACTGTTGGGAAAAGTCCTTAAAAAGTGGTTGAATTGTTTAATGAAATCAGGATGAAAGGTTTGAGAAGATTTTATTTCAACCGGCTGAAGCAGGTTTCCATGTTTGATAACGATATCGATTTCGTTATGATGACTGTCATGATAAAAAAACAGGTTACTGTCCAGCCCTTTGTTAAAGCGGTTTTTCATGAATTCTGATACGATCATGTTTTCAAAGAGTGCTCCTCTGAGCGGATCCCTGTCGAGCTGGGTTGTGTTTTCGATTCCCAGAAGAAATGCGGCCAGCCCCACATCATAAAAATAAATTTTTGGTGCCTTAATGTATCGCTTACCAAAGTTCTCAAAATAGGGAGGTAAAAAATAGGCAATATAGGAAGCTTCGAGCATGGACATCCAGGACTTGACCGTTCCAACCGACACACCAGTTTCATTGGCAATAGCTGAAGCATTGACCAGATTGCTGATCCGGCCTGCACAAATGCGGACGAATTTTTGGAATAACTGAAGATCCTTTATTTGTGTTATTTTTCGGAGGTCCCTCTCGAGATAGGTTTCATAATAGTTTCGGTATGCTTTATAAGGATTCAGTTTATGAGCATACACTCCCGGATAGAACCCCC
Above is a genomic segment from Bacteroidales bacterium containing:
- a CDS encoding T9SS type A sorting domain-containing protein; translated protein: MLVTDYTFSYYKPYLKGWGLDYTAFEVLVGASSQDIRLTGNVELACPDMIPPQVTGMTPRDSVSIATHRVDLVMTFDKPVRFNNEKQIVIREYASDVIAGIIPASSVGGSGTGMITFYNTTDLALHTKYYITVDSAAFLDQCESAWEGISDKDAWTFVITSIGYEDRDNTEVWLHLYPNPAKDVLVIEYHEISISQPTLQILDFAGRVVATVRLLPGPSGLFEFDCSGLGRGVYYVKLVTEKGGVVKKFVKGY
- a CDS encoding ATP-binding protein; translation: MYIQRIIEDEVIKMSKEYPVLTITGPRQSGKTTLSRHLFGNLPYYNFENPDTRFMVSSDPRAFLNNIDKGAILDEIQNIPELISYLQQIADERRSEITFILTGSNQLLLIDKVTQSLAGRTAILKLLPLGLSEIGPEKSLPTSDLMLRGFYPGVYAHKLNPYKAYRNYYETYLERDLRKITQIKDLQLFQKFVRICAGRISNLVNASAIANETGVSVGTVKSWMSMLEASYIAYFLPPYFENFGKRYIKAPKIYFYDVGLAAFLLGIENTTQLDRDPLRGALFENMIVSEFMKNRFNKGLDSNLFFYHDSHHNEIDIVIKHGNLLQPVEIKSSQTFHPDFIKQFNHFLRTFPNSTVKPVLIYDGITEQKVQEVEVINFRNLESTSANSI